A part of Thermococcus sp. SY098 genomic DNA contains:
- a CDS encoding 50S ribosomal protein L2, producing MGKSLIQQRRGKGSPTFRAPSHRYRGAVRYIPLNLTKEKTIVGKVVEILHDPGRTAPVARVKFENGLEKLIIAPEGLLVGDEIAIGPNAPIKIGNTLPLAMIPEGTYIYDIEAVPGDGGKFVRAGGSYALVVSREKDKVIVQLPSGELKAFNPMCRATIGVVAGGGRLEKPLVKAGKAYYVMKARNRFWPKPRGVKMNAVNHPHGGKEHHIGRPSTVSRRAPPGRKVGHIAARRTGRRK from the coding sequence ATGGGTAAGAGTTTGATTCAACAGAGGAGAGGTAAAGGAAGTCCAACCTTTAGGGCTCCGTCTCACAGGTATAGGGGAGCTGTGAGGTATATACCCCTTAACCTGACAAAGGAAAAGACAATCGTTGGTAAGGTAGTTGAAATCCTCCACGATCCTGGAAGAACCGCACCAGTTGCAAGGGTTAAGTTTGAAAACGGTCTTGAAAAGCTCATCATAGCCCCAGAGGGACTCTTGGTTGGAGATGAGATAGCAATTGGACCAAACGCACCAATCAAGATAGGCAACACACTTCCGCTTGCAATGATTCCTGAGGGAACCTACATCTATGACATTGAAGCAGTTCCAGGTGATGGAGGAAAGTTTGTAAGAGCCGGCGGTAGCTATGCATTAGTTGTCAGCAGAGAAAAAGACAAGGTCATTGTTCAACTGCCAAGCGGTGAGCTTAAAGCATTCAACCCAATGTGCAGGGCAACAATTGGTGTTGTCGCTGGTGGTGGAAGATTAGAGAAGCCATTAGTTAAGGCGGGTAAGGCATACTATGTCATGAAAGCAAGGAACAGGTTCTGGCCGAAGCCAAGAGGTGTCAAGATGAACGCTGTGAACCACCCACACGGTGGTAAAGAGCACCACATCGGTAGACCAAGCACCGTCTCTCGTAGAGCCCCACCCGGAAGAAAGGTTGGCCATATTGCTGCGAGAAGAACGGGTAGGAGGAAGTGA